Proteins encoded in a region of the Thermoplasmata archaeon genome:
- a CDS encoding 4Fe-4S dicluster domain-containing protein — MAFKEQLVISEDCIGCGQCVKVCIREHLSVKDGKATEVDSDYYCFRCGHCASVCPKGAIKLKDFVDYPYTPIKGSPVDSEELASLYRFRRSTRWFDRPCTEEELSCLLRSIGYAPTAENSQKVQYAVVDQSFGDFMVLLASILRSHRNEHPRLDQFVKYVDDGMKEKNNPFTWEGRQLIIAFARFPIDAIIPIAQLDLMASAMGLGGFHSRWMLQAAENDPEKFMSFFPEIEQGLCAYAVYVVGHPRIRFRREVPRDERKVIWK, encoded by the coding sequence ATGGCGTTTAAGGAACAACTGGTCATCAGCGAGGATTGCATCGGATGCGGACAGTGCGTGAAGGTCTGCATCAGAGAACACCTTTCGGTGAAAGATGGAAAGGCTACCGAGGTGGATTCTGACTACTATTGTTTCAGATGCGGACACTGTGCATCTGTCTGCCCCAAGGGTGCAATAAAGCTCAAAGATTTCGTCGATTATCCATACACGCCGATCAAAGGTTCTCCGGTTGACAGTGAAGAACTTGCGAGTCTCTACAGATTCAGAAGGAGCACAAGATGGTTCGACAGACCGTGTACAGAGGAGGAGCTTTCATGTCTACTGAGATCTATCGGCTACGCACCGACTGCTGAGAACTCCCAAAAAGTTCAATATGCAGTTGTGGACCAATCGTTCGGCGATTTCATGGTCCTATTGGCTTCTATTTTACGTTCCCACAGGAATGAGCATCCACGTTTGGACCAATTCGTCAAGTATGTGGATGATGGGATGAAGGAGAAGAATAATCCGTTCACATGGGAAGGAAGGCAGCTCATCATTGCATTTGCACGCTTCCCGATCGATGCAATTATCCCCATCGCACAGTTGGATCTAATGGCATCGGCCATGGGCCTTGGAGGTTTCCATTCCAGATGGATGCTCCAGGCAGCAGAGAACGATCCTGAGAAGTTCATGTCGTTCTTCCCCGAGATTGAGCAAGGGCTCTGTGCATACGCAGTTTATGTTGTCGGTCACCCCAGAATACGCTTCAGACGTGAGGTTCCCAGGGATGAACGCAAGGTCATTTGGAAGTGA